The following coding sequences lie in one Mycobacterium sp. DL440 genomic window:
- a CDS encoding TetR/AcrR family transcriptional regulator: MKHKTQPPNKVRLRRARADIREALVESALVEFGAKGFDGASTRAIAARVQAHQPQINYHFESKTALWTAAVDHLFGLMRAAMDGALPAKPAGVEVPVLAAAFAEGIRRFVRFAAEHPELNQIMVHEGTAASDRLAWMTETHVKPFFDGIRPAWQVLRGSGVAAPIDSEILYYVLVGAASLPYVNAPEVRLLTGRDPTDPTWIDAHAAGLVSILLPGLAVGD; this comes from the coding sequence ATGAAGCACAAGACCCAACCGCCGAACAAGGTGCGGCTGCGCCGGGCCAGGGCTGATATTCGGGAGGCTCTGGTGGAGTCGGCGCTGGTCGAGTTCGGGGCAAAGGGTTTCGATGGCGCGTCGACGCGAGCCATCGCGGCGCGAGTGCAGGCGCACCAGCCGCAGATCAACTATCACTTCGAGTCGAAGACGGCCCTGTGGACGGCCGCGGTGGATCATCTCTTCGGGCTGATGCGGGCGGCGATGGATGGAGCGCTACCCGCGAAGCCGGCCGGAGTCGAGGTGCCGGTGCTCGCTGCGGCGTTTGCCGAAGGGATACGCCGATTCGTGCGATTCGCAGCCGAGCATCCTGAACTCAACCAGATCATGGTGCATGAGGGCACCGCAGCCAGCGACCGGTTGGCCTGGATGACCGAGACTCACGTGAAGCCGTTCTTCGACGGCATCCGCCCGGCCTGGCAGGTATTGCGGGGCTCCGGCGTTGCCGCACCCATCGACAGCGAGATCCTCTATTACGTCCTCGTCGGTGCCGCGTCGCTGCCCTATGTGAACGCCCCCGAAGTCCGTCTGCTCACCGGGCGGGACCCGACCGACCCCACTTGGATCGACGCGCACGCAGCAGGATTGGTTTCGATCCTGCTGCCCGGCCTGGCAGTCGGGGATTGA
- a CDS encoding dihydrodipicolinate reductase produces MALKVVQWATGGVGVAAIKGVLEHPDLELVGCWVHSDAKNGKDVGELIGTQPIGVTATNSAEEILALDADAVIYAPLIPNPDEVAALLRSGKNVITPVGWLYPSEKQAAPMRAAALEGNASLHGTGIAPGGISEKFPLVFSAMSTGVNFVRAEEFSDLRTYEAPDVVRHVMGFGGTPDTALSGPMQKMLDGGFIQAVKMVVDHVGFKIDPRIRASQEIAVATAPIDSPIGVIEPGQVAGRKFHWEAVVDGEPVVRVTVNWLMGEENLDPAWTFGPAGQRYEMEVRGNPDFTVVIKGFQSEAGEDGPESGVVATAAHCVNSVPAVCAAEPGVVTYPDLPLISGKAAPNLR; encoded by the coding sequence GTGGCGCTCAAAGTCGTGCAGTGGGCAACCGGTGGCGTCGGCGTCGCCGCCATCAAAGGCGTGCTGGAACACCCTGACCTCGAGCTGGTCGGCTGTTGGGTGCACTCGGACGCCAAGAACGGTAAGGACGTCGGCGAGCTCATCGGCACCCAACCGATCGGCGTGACCGCCACCAACAGCGCCGAGGAGATCCTGGCACTGGACGCCGACGCGGTGATCTACGCGCCCCTGATCCCCAACCCCGACGAGGTCGCGGCGTTGCTGCGCTCCGGCAAGAACGTGATCACCCCCGTCGGCTGGCTGTACCCGAGCGAGAAGCAGGCCGCGCCGATGCGGGCCGCCGCACTGGAGGGCAACGCCTCGCTGCACGGCACCGGCATCGCGCCCGGCGGGATCAGCGAGAAGTTCCCGCTGGTGTTCTCCGCGATGTCGACCGGGGTGAACTTCGTTCGGGCCGAGGAGTTTTCCGACCTGCGCACCTATGAGGCGCCCGACGTGGTGCGCCACGTCATGGGCTTCGGCGGCACGCCCGACACCGCGCTGAGCGGACCGATGCAGAAGATGCTCGACGGCGGCTTCATCCAGGCCGTCAAGATGGTGGTCGATCACGTCGGGTTCAAGATCGATCCACGGATCCGCGCCTCGCAGGAGATCGCCGTGGCCACCGCGCCCATCGACTCGCCGATCGGCGTGATCGAACCGGGGCAGGTGGCCGGCCGCAAGTTCCACTGGGAGGCTGTCGTCGACGGCGAACCCGTCGTACGGGTCACCGTGAACTGGCTGATGGGTGAGGAAAACCTCGACCCCGCATGGACATTCGGCCCGGCCGGGCAACGCTACGAGATGGAGGTCCGCGGCAACCCGGACTTCACCGTCGTGATCAAGGGCTTCCAGTCCGAGGCCGGCGAGGACGGCCCGGAGTCTGGCGTCGTCGCGACCGCCGCGCATTGCGTCAACTCGGTGCCTGCGGTGTGCGCCGCCGAGCCTGGAGTCGTCACGTACCCGGACCTGCCGCTGATCAGCGGGAAGGCCGCGCCGAACCTGCGGTAA
- a CDS encoding lipid-transfer protein — MANKVFVVGVGMTKFAKPGRREGWDYPDMARESGTKALEDAGISYDQVQQGYVGYCSGDSTSGQRALYELGMTGIPIVNVNNNCSTGSTALYLAAQAIRGGLADCTMALGFEKMQPGSLGGGAQDRESPLGKHVKALAEIDEFAFPVAPWMFGAAGREHMKKYGTTAEHFAKIGYKNHKHSVNNPYAQFQDEYTLDDILAAKMISDPLTKLQCSPTSDGSGAAIVASEAFVDKHGLASQAVEIVGQAMTTDFASTFDGSAANIIGYDMNVQAAQQVYAQSDLGPEDFQVIELHDCFSANELLLYEALGLCGEGEAPRLLDNNDTTYGGRWVVNPSGGLISKGHPLGATGLAQCSELTWQLRGTADKRQVDGVTAALQHNIGLGGAAVVTAYQRAER; from the coding sequence ATGGCTAACAAAGTGTTTGTCGTCGGCGTGGGCATGACGAAGTTCGCGAAACCAGGTCGTCGCGAGGGCTGGGACTACCCGGACATGGCACGCGAGTCGGGCACCAAGGCGCTCGAGGACGCCGGCATCTCCTATGACCAGGTGCAGCAGGGTTACGTCGGGTACTGCTCGGGTGATTCCACCTCGGGGCAGCGCGCGCTCTACGAACTGGGTATGACCGGCATCCCGATCGTCAACGTCAACAACAACTGTTCGACCGGTTCGACGGCGCTTTACCTTGCCGCACAGGCGATTCGCGGCGGGCTGGCGGACTGCACGATGGCGCTGGGCTTCGAAAAGATGCAGCCTGGCTCACTCGGCGGCGGCGCGCAGGACCGCGAGTCCCCGCTGGGCAAGCACGTCAAGGCGCTCGCCGAGATCGACGAGTTCGCCTTCCCTGTCGCGCCGTGGATGTTCGGCGCCGCCGGCCGTGAGCACATGAAGAAGTACGGCACCACCGCCGAGCATTTCGCGAAGATCGGCTACAAGAACCACAAGCATTCGGTGAACAACCCGTATGCGCAGTTCCAGGACGAGTACACGCTTGACGACATCCTGGCCGCCAAGATGATCTCCGATCCGCTGACCAAGCTGCAGTGCTCCCCCACCTCCGACGGCTCGGGTGCCGCGATCGTGGCCAGTGAGGCCTTCGTCGACAAGCACGGGCTGGCGTCACAGGCGGTCGAGATCGTCGGGCAGGCGATGACGACCGACTTCGCCTCGACCTTCGACGGCAGCGCCGCCAACATCATCGGCTACGACATGAATGTGCAAGCTGCCCAACAGGTCTACGCGCAGTCCGACCTCGGCCCCGAGGACTTCCAGGTGATCGAGTTGCACGACTGCTTCTCCGCCAACGAGCTGCTGCTGTACGAAGCCCTCGGCCTGTGCGGTGAGGGTGAGGCCCCGCGGCTGCTCGACAACAACGACACCACCTACGGCGGCCGCTGGGTGGTCAACCCGTCGGGCGGGCTGATCTCCAAGGGCCACCCGCTGGGTGCGACGGGCCTGGCCCAGTGCTCCGAGCTGACCTGGCAGTTGCGCGGCACCGCCGACAAGCGCCAGGTCGACGGCGTCACCGCGGCCCTGCAGCACAACATCGGGCTCGGCGGCGCGGCCGTCGTCACCGCGTACCAGCGCGCCGAGCGGTAA
- a CDS encoding pyridoxamine 5'-phosphate oxidase: protein MAATRETTNQHRDTPDDTDDLLVATMGDRAKAKAVARNGKVSLCVLDETWPFAYLQVYCDAVIDDDDETLVDVMMAVAERMSGEPLPTEMRPAVKAVAEQEGRVLVRCRPYATFVTPPRHLHSNDQQELTHWVSASMPWDAPDSPDGGSQR, encoded by the coding sequence ATGGCCGCTACCCGTGAGACCACGAATCAACACCGAGATACCCCAGACGACACCGACGACCTGCTGGTGGCGACCATGGGCGATCGAGCCAAGGCCAAAGCGGTTGCCCGCAACGGCAAAGTCAGCCTCTGCGTACTGGACGAGACGTGGCCCTTCGCCTACCTGCAGGTCTATTGCGACGCGGTGATCGACGACGACGACGAAACCCTGGTCGACGTGATGATGGCGGTGGCAGAACGTATGTCGGGTGAGCCCTTGCCAACCGAGATGCGACCGGCGGTCAAGGCCGTCGCCGAGCAAGAAGGCCGAGTTCTGGTGCGGTGCAGGCCCTACGCGACGTTCGTCACGCCGCCGCGACACCTGCACAGCAACGACCAACAGGAGCTGACCCACTGGGTCTCGGCGTCGATGCCCTGGGACGCTCCCGACTCCCCGGACGGTGGTTCTCAGCGATGA
- a CDS encoding class II glutamine amidotransferase, which yields MCRLFGLHAGRRLVSATFWLLDAPDNLAEQSRHNPDGTGLGVFGADGVAVVHKEPVAAWQDSEFATEAHDVTATTFIAHVRYASTGSLDPVNTHPFVQDGRIFAHNGVVEGLDALDGRIRELGVTDLVQGQTDSERVFALITAAVRAHDGDVGAGIVDAVGWLADNVPIYALNLLLSTATDMWALRYPDTHELYVLDRRHPDQRRVRLRSARIHAESEHLTSQPSVLVASEPMDDEDWQLIAPGELVHVDADLRIDRQLAFPGPPRHLLHRDDLSAKAAASQHA from the coding sequence ATGTGCCGATTGTTCGGTTTGCACGCCGGCCGCCGGCTGGTGTCGGCGACCTTCTGGCTGCTGGATGCTCCCGACAACCTTGCCGAGCAGAGCAGACACAACCCCGACGGTACGGGCCTGGGCGTATTCGGGGCCGACGGCGTCGCAGTGGTGCACAAGGAGCCCGTGGCGGCATGGCAGGATTCCGAATTCGCCACTGAGGCACACGATGTGACCGCGACGACCTTCATCGCGCACGTCCGTTATGCGTCGACCGGCTCGTTGGATCCGGTGAACACCCATCCCTTCGTCCAGGATGGCCGGATCTTCGCGCACAACGGCGTGGTCGAAGGTCTGGATGCCCTTGACGGCCGGATCCGTGAGCTGGGAGTGACTGACCTGGTCCAAGGCCAGACCGACTCCGAACGCGTCTTCGCGCTCATCACCGCGGCCGTCCGAGCGCACGATGGTGACGTCGGCGCGGGCATCGTCGACGCCGTCGGCTGGCTGGCCGACAACGTTCCGATCTACGCCCTCAACCTGCTGCTCAGCACGGCCACCGACATGTGGGCCCTGCGCTATCCGGACACCCACGAGTTGTATGTGCTCGATCGCAGACACCCTGATCAGCGGCGCGTGCGCCTACGCAGCGCCCGGATCCACGCCGAATCCGAGCATCTGACCTCGCAGCCGTCGGTGCTGGTCGCCAGCGAACCGATGGACGACGAGGACTGGCAGCTCATCGCCCCTGGCGAGCTGGTGCACGTCGACGCGGACCTGCGGATCGACCGTCAGTTGGCGTTTCCCGGCCCTCCCCGTCACCTCCTGCACCGCGACGACCTGTCCGCGAAGGCGGCAGCGTCGCAGCACGCCTAG
- a CDS encoding cupin domain-containing protein, with product MAVNRRKILGGAGLAGAAAATGVGVDRLVFSTGTGNGTGNGEETPMSDDAARFGDPRLPAETITSQSHLFHLGDSPKSTHDGGWFQQASEDNFPILTGQEASILLLTLQPGGIREPHWHPSAWELNIVTSGVATWIVIDGNGNQEAFDQHVNDVVFAPQGSFHYFENRGPDDMTIIIIQNTSAPEDKDNIGIGESLSRLPPRVLSAVFGVPAETFSSFKKIDNAIVILRSP from the coding sequence GTGGCGGTAAACCGTCGAAAGATCCTGGGCGGAGCGGGCTTGGCAGGCGCCGCGGCCGCAACCGGTGTCGGCGTTGACCGCCTTGTTTTCAGCACCGGCACCGGCAATGGCACCGGCAATGGTGAGGAGACTCCAATGTCTGATGATGCTGCGCGCTTTGGTGATCCCCGCCTACCTGCCGAGACGATCACGTCGCAGTCACACTTGTTCCATCTCGGTGATTCGCCCAAAAGTACGCATGACGGGGGCTGGTTCCAGCAAGCCAGTGAAGACAATTTCCCGATCCTCACAGGTCAGGAGGCCAGCATCCTGCTGCTGACGTTGCAGCCCGGAGGTATCCGCGAGCCGCACTGGCATCCCAGCGCGTGGGAGCTCAACATCGTCACCAGCGGAGTCGCGACGTGGATTGTCATCGACGGGAACGGCAACCAGGAGGCCTTCGACCAACATGTCAATGACGTCGTCTTCGCGCCCCAAGGTTCATTTCACTACTTTGAGAACCGGGGCCCGGATGATATGACGATAATCATCATCCAGAACACCAGTGCGCCCGAGGACAAAGACAACATCGGCATCGGTGAGTCACTCAGCAGGCTTCCGCCGCGGGTGCTGTCGGCCGTATTCGGCGTTCCCGCAGAGACGTTCAGTTCCTTCAAAAAGATCGACAATGCGATCGTCATCCTACGATCACCGTAA
- a CDS encoding alpha/beta fold hydrolase: protein MSTIEINAGTIHYEEFGPTEGRPVVFVHGYMMGGQLWRQASARLASQGLRCIVPTWPLGAHPEPLRPGADRSIRGVADIVADTLAALDLQDVVLVGNDTGGVVTQLVAVHHPDRIGALVLTSCDAFEHFPPPILKPLIAAARSKAVFRTAAQLVRVPAVRKRAYAGLAHSNIDALTREWVRTALSNPAIAEDLRQFTLSLRTEVTTGVAERLPEFAKPTLVAWSADDAFFELGDGERLARIIPQARLEVIDGARTFSMVDRPDRLADLLSTIAVRA from the coding sequence ATGTCGACCATTGAGATTAACGCCGGAACCATCCATTACGAGGAATTCGGACCAACCGAGGGCAGGCCGGTCGTCTTCGTGCACGGGTACATGATGGGCGGCCAACTGTGGCGGCAGGCGAGCGCTCGGTTGGCCTCGCAGGGCCTCCGCTGCATCGTCCCGACCTGGCCACTCGGCGCGCATCCCGAACCGCTGCGCCCCGGCGCCGATCGCAGCATCCGCGGTGTCGCCGACATTGTCGCCGACACCCTGGCCGCGCTGGACCTGCAGGACGTCGTCCTGGTCGGCAATGACACCGGCGGGGTGGTCACCCAGCTGGTGGCGGTGCACCATCCGGACCGGATCGGCGCGCTCGTGCTGACGAGTTGCGATGCGTTCGAGCACTTTCCGCCGCCCATCCTCAAGCCACTGATCGCGGCTGCGCGCTCCAAGGCCGTGTTCCGGACTGCCGCCCAGTTGGTCCGGGTCCCGGCTGTGCGCAAGCGGGCGTATGCGGGTCTGGCCCACTCCAACATCGACGCGCTCACCCGCGAATGGGTGCGCACCGCACTGTCGAATCCCGCGATCGCCGAGGATCTCCGGCAGTTCACCCTGTCGTTGCGCACCGAGGTCACCACCGGGGTGGCCGAGCGACTGCCGGAGTTCGCCAAGCCGACGCTCGTTGCGTGGTCGGCCGATGATGCGTTCTTCGAACTCGGCGACGGTGAACGACTGGCGCGGATCATTCCGCAGGCCCGCCTCGAGGTCATCGACGGAGCCCGCACGTTCTCGATGGTCGACCGCCCGGACCGGTTGGCCGACCTGCTGTCAACGATCGCCGTGCGCGCCTGA
- a CDS encoding long-chain fatty acid--CoA ligase, which produces MKSTMQNWPLTITAILRHACGVNGDRTVTTACGEGRYRTINYRELGGQAAQLAHGLRGLGIDGDQRVGTFMWNNTEHLAAYLAVPAMGAVLHTLNIRLSAEQIAYIANEAADQVVIADASVVPLLAPVLPLLETVHTVVVVGEGDVDALEGVTVVRWDDLLAAQPTEFDWPEVDESSAAAMCYTSGTTGNPKGVVYSHRSSYLHALNTCTANALDVSCGDTVLPIVPMFHANAWGLPYAALMAGANVVMPDRFMDGASLIDLIETQRPTLAGAVPTIWNDVMHCLEKNPGHDVSSLRLVACGGSAVPLSLMQTFQETYGVYIQQAWGMTETSPLATVAKPLPGVSEERQWEMRVSQGRPMCGVEVRVVDDEGAPLPNDSAAVGELEVRGPWITGAYYLDRDSEKFDTGWLRTGDVGTIDRQGYVTLTDRAKDVIKSGGEWISSVELENHLIAHPAVLEAAVVGVPDERWQERPLAVVVLHKGASAEAAELREFLADKVVRWWLPERWTFIEQVPRTSVGKYDKKTIRARHADGAYEVVTL; this is translated from the coding sequence GTGAAGAGCACGATGCAGAACTGGCCGTTGACGATCACCGCGATCCTGCGACACGCCTGCGGGGTCAATGGCGACCGGACCGTGACCACCGCATGCGGCGAGGGCCGCTATCGCACGATCAACTACCGCGAGCTGGGCGGACAGGCGGCCCAACTGGCGCATGGTCTGCGCGGGCTCGGGATCGACGGCGACCAACGCGTCGGCACCTTCATGTGGAACAACACCGAGCACCTCGCCGCCTACCTCGCCGTGCCCGCTATGGGCGCCGTGCTGCACACCCTGAACATCCGGTTGTCCGCCGAACAGATCGCCTACATCGCCAACGAGGCGGCCGATCAGGTAGTCATCGCCGACGCCTCCGTGGTGCCGCTGCTCGCCCCGGTGCTGCCGTTGCTGGAGACCGTGCACACCGTGGTCGTGGTGGGCGAGGGCGACGTGGACGCGTTGGAGGGCGTGACGGTCGTGCGCTGGGACGATCTGCTGGCCGCGCAGCCCACCGAGTTCGACTGGCCCGAGGTCGACGAAAGCTCCGCGGCGGCAATGTGTTACACGAGCGGCACCACCGGAAACCCGAAAGGCGTGGTGTACAGCCACCGATCGAGCTACCTGCATGCGCTGAACACCTGCACCGCCAATGCGCTCGACGTCAGCTGCGGTGACACCGTGCTGCCGATCGTCCCGATGTTCCACGCCAATGCGTGGGGCCTGCCGTATGCGGCACTGATGGCCGGCGCCAACGTGGTGATGCCCGACCGGTTCATGGACGGCGCCTCGCTGATCGACCTGATCGAAACACAGCGCCCCACGCTGGCCGGTGCCGTGCCGACCATCTGGAACGACGTCATGCACTGCCTGGAAAAGAATCCGGGACACGACGTTTCATCGCTGCGGCTGGTGGCCTGCGGTGGTTCGGCAGTGCCGCTCTCCCTGATGCAGACCTTCCAGGAGACCTACGGCGTGTACATCCAACAGGCCTGGGGGATGACCGAGACCTCGCCGCTGGCCACGGTGGCCAAGCCGCTGCCCGGAGTGTCCGAGGAACGACAGTGGGAGATGCGAGTCAGTCAGGGCAGGCCGATGTGCGGCGTGGAGGTGCGCGTCGTCGACGACGAGGGCGCGCCACTGCCCAACGACAGTGCCGCCGTCGGCGAACTCGAGGTGCGCGGCCCGTGGATCACCGGCGCCTACTACCTGGACCGCGACTCCGAGAAATTCGACACCGGGTGGCTGCGCACCGGGGATGTCGGCACGATCGACCGGCAGGGCTACGTGACATTGACCGACCGGGCCAAGGACGTCATCAAGTCCGGCGGGGAGTGGATCTCCTCGGTGGAGTTGGAGAACCACCTGATCGCCCACCCGGCGGTGCTGGAGGCGGCCGTTGTCGGAGTGCCCGACGAGCGCTGGCAGGAACGCCCGCTCGCCGTCGTGGTGCTGCACAAGGGGGCCTCAGCGGAGGCGGCTGAACTGCGGGAGTTCTTGGCAGACAAGGTGGTTCGTTGGTGGCTGCCCGAGCGGTGGACCTTCATCGAGCAGGTGCCACGCACCAGCGTCGGCAAGTACGACAAGAAAACCATCCGGGCCCGTCACGCCGACGGCGCCTACGAGGTGGTCACGCTCTAG
- a CDS encoding helix-turn-helix domain-containing protein: protein MDVIGALADSTEGYTSAELARQCGITTSTCALVLAELEQGGWVARYDDRRYGLGSGLFGLVHGLRRQFPLLDRGREALVGLHERLGAGCSMSKIGDRHLTTVDTVGHATDGEHAVGHRFPIDPPFGLVAMAWRDDVAVARWLQRVTPRLTQTDIEEHRLVLGDIRQRGYGAWRFNDASLSLHDRLAGLLASLEPAAAVTRQLSKLMTMVTLQSVTRTLETDLATTEFVVLPIFGSTGQPEYQIEIHLARTDGLTHDELDAALRSAQDRLAPGVV from the coding sequence ATGGACGTGATCGGGGCACTGGCGGATTCGACCGAGGGCTACACCTCGGCCGAACTGGCCAGGCAGTGTGGCATCACCACGTCGACGTGTGCGCTGGTGCTGGCCGAGCTGGAGCAGGGCGGCTGGGTGGCCCGCTACGACGACCGCCGATACGGGCTGGGCAGCGGATTGTTCGGCCTGGTGCACGGCTTGCGCAGGCAGTTCCCGCTGCTCGACCGCGGCCGTGAAGCGCTCGTGGGCCTGCACGAGCGGCTCGGCGCAGGCTGCTCGATGTCCAAGATCGGCGACCGGCATCTGACCACCGTCGACACCGTCGGGCATGCCACTGACGGTGAGCATGCGGTTGGTCATCGCTTCCCGATCGATCCGCCATTCGGTCTGGTGGCGATGGCGTGGCGCGACGATGTTGCCGTCGCGCGCTGGCTGCAACGCGTCACGCCGCGGCTGACCCAGACAGACATCGAAGAACATCGCCTGGTGCTCGGCGACATCCGGCAGCGGGGTTACGGAGCCTGGCGATTCAACGACGCCTCGTTGTCGCTGCACGATCGCCTCGCAGGTCTTCTCGCCTCGCTGGAACCCGCCGCAGCAGTGACGCGCCAACTGAGCAAGCTGATGACCATGGTCACTCTGCAGTCGGTGACCCGCACGCTGGAAACAGACCTGGCGACAACAGAATTCGTGGTCCTGCCGATCTTCGGTAGCACCGGCCAGCCGGAATATCAGATCGAGATCCACCTCGCCCGAACAGACGGTCTCACCCACGATGAGCTCGACGCTGCCCTGCGGTCCGCCCAAGATCGTCTAGCGCCGGGGGTGGTGTAG
- a CDS encoding TetR/AcrR family transcriptional regulator yields the protein MENKRRTQEERSAATREALISAARRLWGERGYAEVGTPEIATAAGVTRGAMYHQFADKAALFLAVVEVVEQDVMSRLATEVAASGAATPADAIRAAVDAWLEVSGDPEVRQLVLLDAPSVLGWAGFRDVAQRYSLGMTEQLLSEAIKAGQLARQPVRALAHVLIGALDEAAMAIATAEDPKKARREIRQVLRRLIDAMLAG from the coding sequence ATGGAAAACAAGAGACGTACCCAGGAAGAGCGCTCCGCGGCCACCCGCGAGGCGCTGATCTCGGCCGCCCGGCGGCTGTGGGGTGAACGTGGGTATGCCGAGGTCGGCACGCCGGAGATCGCCACCGCCGCCGGGGTGACCCGCGGCGCGATGTATCACCAATTCGCCGACAAGGCAGCGCTTTTCCTGGCTGTGGTCGAGGTTGTCGAGCAGGATGTGATGTCTCGATTGGCGACCGAGGTGGCGGCATCGGGGGCGGCCACGCCCGCCGACGCGATCCGGGCCGCGGTCGACGCCTGGCTGGAGGTGTCCGGTGATCCCGAGGTGCGCCAGCTGGTCCTGCTCGACGCCCCGAGTGTGCTCGGCTGGGCCGGCTTCCGCGACGTCGCCCAGCGCTACAGCCTGGGCATGACCGAGCAGCTCTTGAGCGAGGCGATCAAGGCGGGCCAGCTGGCCAGGCAGCCGGTGCGGGCGTTGGCGCACGTGCTGATCGGCGCCCTCGACGAGGCGGCCATGGCGATCGCCACCGCCGAGGACCCCAAGAAGGCCCGCCGCGAGATCAGGCAGGTCCTACGACGTCTGATCGACGCGATGCTGGCGGGCTGA
- a CDS encoding zinc-binding dehydrogenase, giving the protein MTSDLRPTMRAERFYADTKRVVVEDVPIPEPGPGEVLVKVAFCGICHSDLSLINGTFPAQAAVVTQGHEASGTIARLGPGVTGWAEGDRVIVAAGRPCLECPNCGRGDIANCMRIRLMAFAYDGAWAEYTLAQAVGLTRVPDNVPLEQAAILADAVSTPYGAVVRTGKVGIGESVGVWGLGGVGTHIAQLARLVGAVPVVAVDIKPEVLERALELGADYAFDAGDEHLGEKIADVTGGRGLDVAFDAVGLKSTFEQALGQLTVGGRLVAVGMSAQEPTIGPTSMFGLTQKQVLGHLGYQNVDISTLATLVSLGRLDLSRSISEIVSLEDVALGIDKLERQDGNPIRILVRP; this is encoded by the coding sequence ATGACCTCCGATCTTAGGCCGACCATGCGGGCTGAGCGCTTCTATGCCGACACCAAAAGAGTTGTGGTGGAGGATGTTCCGATACCCGAGCCGGGGCCGGGTGAGGTTCTGGTCAAGGTGGCATTCTGCGGGATCTGCCATTCCGACCTGAGCTTGATCAACGGCACCTTCCCCGCGCAGGCCGCCGTGGTGACGCAGGGCCATGAGGCGTCGGGCACCATCGCGAGGCTCGGTCCCGGCGTCACCGGCTGGGCCGAAGGCGACCGCGTCATCGTGGCCGCGGGCCGGCCCTGCCTGGAATGTCCGAACTGCGGGCGCGGCGACATCGCCAACTGCATGCGAATCCGGTTGATGGCCTTCGCTTATGACGGGGCGTGGGCCGAGTACACGCTGGCGCAAGCGGTCGGGCTGACGCGCGTTCCGGACAACGTGCCGCTGGAGCAGGCTGCGATCCTGGCCGATGCGGTGTCGACGCCGTACGGCGCGGTCGTGCGCACCGGCAAAGTCGGTATCGGCGAATCGGTCGGCGTGTGGGGTCTCGGCGGGGTCGGCACCCACATCGCACAGTTGGCCAGGCTGGTGGGCGCGGTGCCGGTGGTGGCTGTCGACATCAAACCCGAGGTGCTGGAGCGCGCCCTGGAACTCGGTGCGGACTACGCGTTCGACGCCGGCGACGAGCACCTCGGCGAGAAGATCGCCGACGTCACCGGAGGCCGGGGTCTGGATGTGGCGTTCGACGCCGTCGGGCTCAAGTCGACGTTCGAGCAGGCGCTGGGCCAGCTGACGGTCGGCGGCCGGTTGGTCGCGGTCGGGATGAGCGCCCAGGAGCCGACGATCGGTCCGACGTCGATGTTCGGCCTGACCCAGAAGCAGGTGCTCGGCCACCTGGGCTATCAGAACGTCGACATCTCCACGCTGGCGACGCTGGTATCGCTGGGCCGGCTGGACCTGTCCCGGTCGATCAGCGAGATCGTGTCACTGGAAGACGTGGCGCTGGGCATCGACAAGCTCGAGCGCCAGGACGGTAACCCGATCCGGATCCTGGTGCGGCCCTGA
- a CDS encoding class I SAM-dependent methyltransferase, whose amino-acid sequence MTDVTQRWRSERVMAAMYEAGVKHDRVATVGAWTIWGADMRHMFADVARLADAPAGTSILDIPCGGGFAFRGLRPGQAVHYVAADISPYMLGQARAAAARRGLQDAIEFAEADVTALQFADNSFELCLTYNGLHCLPDPRAALGELSRVLKPGGRCGGRHALPVEVGARMF is encoded by the coding sequence ATGACCGACGTAACGCAGCGGTGGCGCTCTGAGCGTGTCATGGCAGCCATGTACGAGGCCGGCGTCAAGCACGACCGTGTCGCAACGGTCGGCGCCTGGACGATATGGGGCGCCGACATGCGACACATGTTCGCCGACGTCGCTCGACTTGCGGACGCCCCGGCCGGGACCTCGATACTCGACATACCCTGCGGCGGCGGCTTCGCCTTTCGCGGCCTGCGTCCCGGTCAGGCGGTGCACTACGTCGCGGCCGACATATCGCCATACATGCTCGGCCAGGCGCGCGCAGCGGCGGCCCGACGGGGCCTCCAAGACGCGATCGAATTCGCCGAAGCCGACGTCACCGCACTCCAGTTCGCCGACAACAGCTTTGAGCTCTGCCTGACCTACAACGGTCTGCACTGTCTGCCGGACCCGCGCGCCGCGCTGGGCGAACTCAGTCGCGTACTCAAGCCAGGGGGACGCTGCGGGGGACGTCATGCGTTACCGGTCGAGGTCGGCGCAAGGATGTTCTGA